The following nucleotide sequence is from Manis pentadactyla isolate mManPen7 chromosome 13, mManPen7.hap1, whole genome shotgun sequence.
CGCCACAATTAACTCCACCAGCTCATTGACCCGGGTGCTAGTGCAGGAGAGCTGGAGCAACggaaagacatcacaaaaataaTGGTTGATGGTGTTGGCATCACAGAAGGTCAGTCTCAGCAGGCATCCAGTGTGGGCCATGGAACTAGAAAAGGCCATCAAGTAGGAACCAAGCATAAGGGTGGCACACACCTTAGGGGACATGGCAGCATTATACAAGAGtgggttgcagatggccacatagcggtcataggccattgaTGTCAGCACATAGCAttcagaaatgacaaagaaacagaaaaaacagaaCTGGGTCATGCACCCCATGTAGGAGATAATGTTCTTCTTCGATAAGAAATTCATCAGCATTTTGGGTGTAAATACTGAAGAATAGCAGATGTCTATGAAGGACAAGTTCaacaggaaaaagtacatgggggtgtgcagGTGTGAATTCAGCCCAATTAGAGTTATCAAGGCCAAATTTCCCAACTGAGTGACCATATACATTACTAGAAACAGGAAGAACAGGGGCAGTTGGAGATCTGGTTGGTCTGTTAATCCCAGAAGAATAAATTCAGTAACTGAAGAACCATTTCCAAAAGCCATTCTTCTCTAAGGGGATCTGTGGTCAAGAGGAAAAGTGTTATATTAAAGGACAACTCAGTTTTTCCTGCAATATCTCATCTGACATGAGAGGCTATATACTGGGAATATCGAAGAATAGCCCAATCTGTACATATAGAATCTGCCTTTACCATTAACATTATGTTGAATGACACTGACACAGCACTAATAATCTAGATAGAGCTAATGGGCACCACATATTTAAAGTACAGAGGTCAGTGCTACCATAGGCAAAACAGATTACTGGAAAACCTAAGGGATGAGACAGAAGAAAGGTGGGCCAAGACAGACCTTCCCTTCTCTGGTCTCACCATCTCTCATTCACTGAAGCCCTCCCCTCACCAGTAAAATTGGAGGCAGAGAACCTAGCAGCCTGGTGCTACCTCTATACACATTAACCTTGTTGGAATGAGAACTAAGGAGGCTGTTTCTATCCCAGAAGTAAGGACCAGAGTCTAGGAGGGGCTGTTACTGCCCGTGCCAAGGTAAGACC
It contains:
- the LOC118934655 gene encoding olfactory receptor 147-like is translated as MAFGNGSSVTEFILLGLTDQPDLQLPLFFLFLVMYMVTQLGNLALITLIGLNSHLHTPMYFFLLNLSFIDICYSSVFTPKMLMNFLSKKNIISYMGCMTQFCFFCFFVISECYVLTSMAYDRYVAICNPLLYNAAMSPKVCATLMLGSYLMAFSSSMAHTGCLLRLTFCDANTINHYFCDVFPLLQLSCTSTRVNELVELIVAGINIVFPCITIFVSYGFIISSILQISSIEGRSKAFGTCSSHIIAVSLFFGSCAFMYLQPSSAESVDVGKISSVFYTNVAPMMNPIIYSLRNKDVKLALRKTLSRRKL